The DNA sequence AAATGTAACTGTGTCGCTGCACCGGGGTTTCTACATATCTCAATCTGACTCCTACTACGTATGCTGATTGCTTTAGTCCCGTGAATTAGTAACATAACATAACGCAGGTGCACAAACAATTGCGTGAAAGTATATTAGATTCCGAAAGTACTAGCAGCAGCATTGAACAAACTAACCTTACAAATTTAAGCCTCTTGGAATTCATGCTTCTGATATTCAGATTCCCGTTGCTCACTGATCCTTGGTATTGAAATTTACTTATCTAGAGACTCGAAGAGGCGCACGATATAGTAGACCTAACAACAACAGCAATAGAGATAAATGTGATCAACCTCTAAAGCAAGAGTGATAAACATGGTCataaatttataacaaaaattttCCAATGGAATCGTCAGTCTGAAAAATCGAAGTTTCCACACTCGAAAAAATCAACTATGCAGTGATCATTTTCTTCTAAGCTAATTAATCTAATCATTCCACATTCAAAGTAAAACATAGCATTGACTCAAAGTCCGAACAAAGATAGAATATTACCAAAAAAGGAGAAACAGGATGAAAACATGGCAATCGAGAATAATCCATAAACAAACATGGATTAGAAAAACCGTaacaaaattcagaaaaaatAAACTATATAACACCCTTTGTCTCCTCACACAAGTTATaactttctgtttggttgctaagAAAAGAAAGTTTCAACACCGCTGGACTTGTATTGTTATACCTTATTTTCCCACATCATGGAAACCCATGTCAGAAAAAGCTAGACTGATGTATCCGACCAAAACCCAACAAGGATGAAGCTTGTTATTGTTTCCTTCCTGATGTTCCCAAAGTTCTGagtattttctcttcttttcccaCCTTTTTTCTCGGACcccaaacaaaaaaccaaaggCCAGAAAACTTTAGGACGAAGAAATCAAGGGAAAAAACAACTTGTAGGGAAATTTCGTTTCTGAATAAAGCAAAACAAGTTTTGCAGAGAGAGTCTACAAATGGCAGTTATAtgtgttcttgtgtgagttaaGAGACAGAAATAAtaaagagggagagaaaaaaaacgCAAGGCACAGACGGAGTCCACGCTTGAGAAGAGTCCAAGTCAAGCCCAACGAAACTCCAAGGAAATTGAGGACGGCAAGACTAATTTccttgattttattattttatatgtaTTGTTGGGCTACTTGTCTCCAGTCATCAGTTTAGTTTGTATCGATCGTTTAATCGACtaataatataaatttttgAACACGTGGTAAGTATTTATTAGACGTTAATGATACTGAAGCTAAATTTTAATTGCGAAAAAATCTCTTATCTTTCATAACTTCATATGAATTAAAGCTCAGTTGATTAAAATCATTTGCTTTTGCACTTGAAATCCCATGTCCAAATCTCTCATCTTATGTCATTAGTTAAACATTTGACCTTGATATATTATTGATAGTAGCCCAAATGTGGCCAGGAAATTAaagatttgaattatttttttgtaatatgTGACAGTCTACCTTATTTAGTTATGGTTGCACTTAATATTTATTACTTAACATTTTTGGAttgaacaaataataaaaaaaatccatttaAATAAGAGTGGTTAAAAGACTTGGTCAAATCAAGCTCCACAAACATTTCAACCAAGTgtgcttctcctcctccttccccaCGTTGATTAAAGAAATATATGTAGGGTGCGACTTCGACCAGTTTCTGAAATGTCAAAATTATATGAGTAAATTTTGGATGGTTCTATTTCATgcacttttgttaattttttttactttaatctTCGTCGATCCAACGATAAGAAATTGAGAAAAGTGTGTAAGGagtaaaaatagatgtgtggaTAGGCACTACCCTAAATTTTAGTAATCATGGTAGAAAAATTACTAATTGTAAAAAAGACGATTTAATGGTTCattattaattacaaaaaaattttaCGTAACTCAAAGTGAGATCGCTTAATACAAGTCatatttgatttgtaaattttttgacatgtgatttttgtatttttaacacTAATTTGATCAAATACGGGGCGAAATCGAATTAGGGATCCAACACACGGGAATTTAGCTTGGAGCCACTCTAATGCGTTGAGTTTATTTAAACCTTGCCGTTGCACTCGAGTTGGCCGCCTAACTGGTCTAACTAGCCAATCTTGCACCTTAGGCAAATAGTTAGGAATTTTTATTAGCATTAAAAAATGGTAACATTACACTAGAAATGAATGTCGAATAACTATGTAAGAGTGTCAGTAGCAGTTCTCAGTATGGGCGGATTTATTTAGGACCTGGGTGATCTCAAAACCCTCTGAAGACCAAGGAAAAACGCATGTGAAGGTCCATCTGGAACTGTCCGAATATGATACTAAACTTTTTTCTGCCCATAAAGTGTTTGATAAAGGAACATCTCAGTAGCATACGACATTGAGTCTCCTCATCACTCGGCAGATTACTTTGGCATTTAATGTGATGCATACAAACGACGATTGACCCACTAAGTGCTCGACAAATTTCCTCACCAGCTTTGATGTTTTACCCAAGACCccctaaaattaaaatcttgaaTCTGCCACTGGTTCTAGTAAATTGTCGAATTATGAATTACATTGTGTAGcataattataaaagaaaactaacgaaaagtccaaacaaaactttagttttaatgaaaaatgacaaataaaggtgtaatgaatagtatcagagaaaaataaaaatataattttttattaaaaataaacagtaccggaaatgtttcgttaaaacttcctaatTATAATTCAACAACTCTTAAGTAACATAGACATGACCTAATTGTGCATTATCATGTTTGGTCATTGGCACCATCCCAAGCACGACAAAAACGACTCTTGTCCTTCACACAAAGGGAGGGACCCCCAAATAAATGCCCCTTCAATCACTTCACAAGGAAATTTAATGTAACCTCATCCCCTCGCTTCACGTCTCAATAAATCCACAACCCCATCAATGTCATAGCCCATAGTGCAAAAACTTGTTGCATTTATGAAGTTTTGTTTTTCCATCCATACTAATACTCTCACGAcgtgtactttttttttttttttagtatatcggTATTTTGACATTAAGGGGGAGTTCGGTTAAGTCACACAATAGataatctaatttggtatcaaattcgctatccacaagattcgaacctaaaaccttttattttcaagtgaaaatgaattttatcagaccgtaatactaagtggcctCACGACATATACTTTAGAGCTAACTATCTCGACTAAGCTATCTTATCTGTTAGGGGAGCTTAATCAAGAAAGTATTGCACCACAAAGTCATTTATATCTTCTCTACTAATTTCTTCGATTCGTCAAGAAATTTCGTTGAATGAGAATACAATGTTTGTGTTTTATTAAACACCGCTCAAATGGTATCTCCGATTgtcgaaaaaaattaaaatttaaggatTGAGAGATCATTGATGACTTGAGAAAATTGAAGGATTAAGAAAAGATTAACGTTTTGATCCCACCAACCATCGtctcaaaacaaaaccaaaaaacagaaaaggagGCTACTTGTGGATAAGAAAAAGTACGTAGAAAAAGTACGGAGTGTGAATATAAAGACTTTTTATCATACGTGAATACAACATGGTTGTCCACATACGTAGAAAGGTCCATTACTTAATAAGTTGAAATTTGAATAGGTCTTCCTTGTGCACTGATTTAATTTaataggaaaattaataaaaatgatttgaaaattttgagttttaatgataaaggcaaaataaagggtaaagtgaatagtattatgattgactttttagtataaaaatgtgattctTCATTCAAACGAACAATACCAGAGCTTTTCCCTTAATTAATATCCAAATACGGTCTTTTTAgaattaattagtcaattagCAATTTAGAAGCACTTCTGCAAGTTGGTTCAAGAATAACTACGGTTTCAATTGGAGAACTTAAAGAAAAAGTCAAGGAAATTGAATTAAGCGCGGAAAGGATTAAATGCGGTTGCTAGCATCAAAGAGAGCCGTCATTGACGATAAAGCAGAAGTTCGAACTTGGCAAATGAGCTCTTGCCACGCAAGAGAGGAAAGCAGGTCTGATCGCACCGTAGATCAAGTTGTAACCGAAGTAGACCAAGAAAGGAGTGGAAGCTTCGCACCTCACTCCGAGGTGCGTAGCTTGCTTGTTAAAGGGGGTGTTTGGATAGTTGTTCCCTAGACCACGGAAGTGGGTGGAAAAGTAAGTCAGGATTAAGCTAGTCAAGTTCGAGGACCTCCATTTTAGCGAAAAAAGTTACGAGTTCAAATAAAATCTCCCTCAAGTTCGAAACATCCTTCCGTAAGTTAGACTAGATTAGAATATTACTTGAACAAAAAGAATCTTGGTATAAATCCTGCATCCGGAAAGTCATGCACAAGGGCTCAACTGACCATGAGTTCGGCTTTGCCTTCCCATTAAATTGAAATCTGTAATGGTTACCAAACGGCCCAAAATTATATTCGAAAAGACTGGTTTAACTTCATCAATTTGCGGATAATATAAATAGCTCAAATATGTGGCAATTTATTTGCTGCGATTAACATGACAAGAAATGGAATTAGTCAACTTTCCTTGGGATCCTATTAAGCTCCCATGACAGCAAGATACGCAGAATTGGGGAAGAGGCAGATGATTACGAGTAAAAATGGCGATGATCATGCCGGTTTATCCAAATTACAGTACTGAACGTTCTCGGATAATTAAGTTTTTTGgggaaaagaaaattacaatgcTAGACTAGCGAGTGATGTACCAAGTTTCCTATCCGTCTGCTAATACAGATCAAACTAGCTAACCAGAAATATTCAGTTCTGTTAACGATAAAATCCTGAAATGCCTACTAAATTTATTGTCCTTCCCTAACAATTTAAAGTGAAAAAAGGGGACTTTCCTCACCTTTGTCTAGGGTTTCTCCTCATCTGACTGAGAGCATGGCGGTCCGGGTACAGAATCAACAAAGAACTCCTCCACTGATGCAAGGAAAAGCTAGTAAGTTATATTTGAACCCGCCTGATcaatattattttgtaaaaactatatataaaataaaaaggtagAATAACTGATGCAACTCCAATTACCTATATCCTCTTGCTCTGGAGAATCGAGTAAAATTTCAGAATCAGACGGCAGAAAGGGTGAACCGGGGTAGTTTCCTAAGGCTCCTAAATCTGCACAGAAAATCAAGGCAGTGCAATTACGAAACCATGTGATATTATGCAAAAGCAGCTCTATTGCTCTGTTCATACTTGCATCCAACATTTTACCATATGTGCCTACTCATGTGATTCATTCAGAAGACTGTTGCTAACTTAAAAGCTATTAGGAAAAGGAAATGCTCAAAAATTTGTTTCGATGATTTTAGAATGTAACATTCCCGCTATACTTTTGGAGGAAGTAATGAAAAGCTTGTACCAGATATTGGGACTTAGCATGCATGCTTTTCTGCAATATTTTGGAGATAACTCCAGTGTGTCTGGATGGAAATTGTAACAACAGACACAACTCTACTTATGTATAGAAAATCTGACAAAGATTCCTATTACAACGGAAATGCTCTATACTAGTAAAAGGTAGCTCAAATGCTTTATGGCCATAACAGTCAAaaagaagaatgacacttgatGACTGCTATAAGTGATTCAAATCAACTCAAAATTTAGACATATAATTGCGCAGAAATTACTCAAAACTATAAATTACCTCCCAAGTTTGATAAATCTGCTGTAAGATCTGATAAACTGAGATTCCACGGAATTGGAATTTGGTCCAGTGATCTGAGAGAATCCCGAGAATTTCCAGCTCCACCATCAGGTGCAAGTTGCAATCCAACAGAACTTGCCACATCAGATGTAAATGGAGTATCAAGTGCTGTGTCTACTCCCATTCCAGATATTTCTGAAGCAGAGAACGGGAAGTGACCACTCGATGCAACTGATGTAGGACTTACAGGCATCTCCGACATGGATGACATGGCACTGTTTGGTGGAATGACAGGAACCACATCAGCACCACTGCAGTCCATCATAATACTTCAAAAAGAATAGGAAAGCAAAATAAAAACTGCCATTAGAAAACTTTTATCGACCGAAACAGGAAACAGGTGCACAAGACAAGGGAATGTCATCCAATACATTAGTTCCATAGGGAAAAGAAAATGTTCAAACCTATGTAATTCCTAATAGAATGGGAAATGGGGTACAGAAGAACAAAAGCGTCTCTAAGGTTTCGGTAACAAATTAATTGGTATGTTGCATGACTAATCAAAGAGAGAATGAGGGAAAAGACAAATTCTCACTCATTCCCAGAATTCATCCGCATGGGATGAAAGTTGCTAGGTGCAGGTACCCCATTAACTACATGACAGTTGGATATTGCACATCCCATGGAATCGAGATGGGGTTGACCTGCTGCTGGCATCGGAGGTTGCTGAAGGACAGGGTATCCCATAGGTAAGTTGTTAACTGCACTGCAAACAAGTGGCAATGAATACTAACGAAAACTATCACATAAATATGTCATACTACAGATTGCCACAAACTGACGTGCATATAGAGATCCTTTAACGCCTTAGAACTTACAGAAATAATAATTCTTTAATTATCACTGTTGAGAATAACATTTGAACTCTTAAAGTCAAATGAGAGTTCATCCAAAGTTCTAAAGACGGAAGTATATCTCTGTTAGCATTGAGGAACCAAATTGTGATCCCTATGAATCCACCGAGAGAGATGAGGATAAAGTAGAGCTAATAGAATTAATTCATGCGTTTATACCATCATGTTACTGCAAGCTAAAAACTTACCAGGCATAGGATGGATCCCATTTTGTATAGGGGCCAAAGGAACCTTCAGAGGCATGGGATTATACTTCGAGAGATGATAGTGATGTTCCAGCAAATGATTGAAAAGGAGgatttgttttttcaattttagcCTTATGTAATAGGCCCTGAAAAAGTCGGCATTTTCTTCTTCCAACTTCTGCCATACTgtatcaacaaataaaaaaaagagtaagCATTTTCTTCCAACTCATGATCAAAATTATAGGATAAACATGTAGCTTTTCGAGATTAGATGTTTTATTCATTAATTCCTCACTATACGAGAAGAGAAGAATTCAGGATTGTACTGTCAACAATAGCTATGGAAAACAACTACATCAGGATTCTCATTtcagaattaatcaaatttataGTATAAATACTTAAGTAAATGTAATGGCAGTACTGACAATACAAATACTTCAACATAAATAGGTTTCGAGTTGCCTACCCAAAGTTGTGAATCCAGGATCTATCCTTGCACGAGTCAAGAGGGTTTTAACTACCTCATCTCTATTCATATATAATTGTAAACACCGCTCTATAAGATTCTGGACCTAAAACATTTGTTGTACACAATATACCATCACGCAGATGAGAAACAGATTAGTCAAGCTTTTTCACAAACATTATtcagaaaaggaaacaaagtaAGACGTAAAGAACAGAATAGAAAAtgtagaaaagaaaagaaaagattgcCGAAAAATGTCCTTACAAGTTCAATATCTTGGCGTGATACTTTCTTGTTATCATTGCCTGAATTAGATACTGAAGCTGAATCTGTTGCAGGAGGCTCATTACTTTGGTTTTTCACTTGGTCACCTTGTGAATCATGTAAAACTtgagttgatgattgattttctTGCGTGCTCTGTGAATCCAAAAATAGGAGTTTTCTCTTTAGTCAAAAGCGAAATGTGCAAACAACAAGATATGACATGCTAACAATGTGAAGAATTATGAAGTGGCACCTGTGAGTTCTTCATTTCATCTGAATGCAGGTGGACCGCATGTCTTCGGTATGGCCCTGGTATCCTCCAAGCAAAGGTCGTCTTTGCTGATATCAATACTTTTACACTTACATGGAATGAAAGACGAATGACAAAAAACATAAACCTATCCACTCAAATACTAGACCAAATAAGTCGTGAAAATTTCACGGTGAAAACACATAAACCCATCGCTAAAATAACACAGAAGCAAGATCTGTTTTATCAGTAAACAACAcgtatttcaaattttgaagcATTTAGATTATAAGATTCTACGGGAATATATCGAACGAAGATGTACTTCTCATTTTTCATCTAATGTACCATAATGAGCTCAAAGAAAAGCATTAACAGTATAATTTAATAGTCATTATGTTATGCCCTATCTACTTTGGTCTGGAAAATTTGCCAGTATGAGATTTAAATACACAACAAGCACATGTAACAAATCGCGTTTAGAGCAAGCATACACCTAAAACAATTGCCTCATTACCATAACAAATGATGATTGCTTCCTCTATTCAAAGACGCTAGAACATAAATAACGAATAGATGTAATTCCAGTCCAGACAAGTTCCTTCCGAAATATTTGGAGTTTTCACTTTTGAGCAACAAAAGAGAATCTAAGGGTTACTGTATTTGCCATACTCTTTGGAGTAGCAAAGAATTGCAGCTTTGTTACCACACAATGCCTAATCTTGAATATTATGTAAGAATGTTAACACCCTAATAACTGACAAAATctagaaaattcacaaattattGCAAATATGAAAATTAGGGTTCATCCTTCAAGATCtcagaaataaaaagattttcaaAACCAATTAAGTTCAGTCAGATCTGAGTAAGTCCAAATATTTCAGCAAAGTTGCTGCCTTTACACTACATACAAGCTTAACCATTACAATCAACtaattttatcaaagaattcaacttaattaaccattaaaaaattaaagacaGAAAGACATAGTTCTAAAAGAATCaatagaaaaatggaaaaagaagtgaagatctagcaataaaataaaatatattacctTCAAATCCCAGGAACAAGAATCTCCAAGACAACAGAGCAGACACACTTTATTTCGACAAATTTGAGAAAACACAGTTCCAAAATCTCCCAGAAAACAGAAAGACACACGTTGTTTCGACGAATTAAGAAAACCCAGTTCCCCTTTTCAAGCTCAAGAGTCAGCAAAAATCCAACTGagatccctctctctctctctctcactctctctctagaaaaagCTTCAGCATGTACCAAAAGAAACGGACTTGGCAGCTCAAATTATGGACTACGGCTTTTAATTAGCTGGTATTAGTTTAAGATTTACTTCCATTATATCTacatggaaaagaagaaaacaagaggAAGGAGGAGTTGGGAGTTGAAAGGTTGCTGCTAGACAGCTATGGCATCAATGGAAGGTGAAGCATGAGAGAGACAAttgtaaagaaacaaaaatcacGCCGGGTTTGAGATGATGTTTTCTTGAAAAATATGTACTTGACTTGACTTGGGCTTTCTATTTTCAAACTTAATTTTCCCGGAAAATTCAATTACGTGAGAAAGTGAAAttttcttgaaaaagaaaatttttaaatgaataaatataaattatcAAGCTATTTATTGGCTTGTTTATAAATGCTTTACaatgattgaaagcgttttggtgaaagtatttttgaaatcaatttttagtaaaacgTTTGTGCTTCCTCCAGGAAAAACACTTAtaagaagcacttcaaatgcttttgaaacctacaaatatttttttctaaaaacgatttcaatcattttaaaaatattttcaaacgaGTCATATCATCTTGTAATGTTTTTGATGATCGGCATTGTCTAACTTCTTGATCATCTTAAAGATCAATTATGCAGAAAATCAATCAAATAAGAAATTGTGTAACCATTAGATTAGCGTTGTCAAAATTTCAATATTAATGtgagaaaaatattttatctatttattaaaTAACTATTAGATTACTCAACAATTTCAAGTTTAGTTAATGTTTTTGcatatgtaatttttaaaaGGTTAATCAGAAAATAGACTATTTGAATCATTACAAAATATATCAACGATGAAGAATACCTGAAAATGTAAAACAAGAAAGTGCAAATAAGAAAGCTACTAGCATTTCTTTATTGTATTTAGGAGTTGATGGGCTTGGGCCATGGGCTCTTCGTGATTGCACGAACTTcattttgtattatattttttgggaattgcatttttactttaaaaattttattttgaatttcatatttttaataattagagaaaaaaatatatatttgtaaagatcgtagaatgaaatttttgaaatactaaaaatagtttttttttttttttaatacaatgatatatGTATAATAAGGAGTAAGGATGATAAATTCCTACCGTAATAGACCTATTGTATATTCTCCCAATGATATTTGGTTGAAATTAAGTATAACATTACTAAATTCAATGTGAGACCTACTTACTTTTCAGTTCTTTGTTAGTAAACAAATGACATGTGAggaatgaaaatgttgcataaCTTTGCATACATATTTATGGTAAGTAAACATATCACTGTGCAAGCAGACTCTTAGGGTTTAGGAGATGGTGCACCACTCTAAGTACATCTCCTTAATTATTCACCATATTATGATTAATGAATAATCGTACACATGTCATTTTTGAAACCGTTCATTATTTTAATCACCATTTAAAGATTGAATCTacaaaaaccaatcaaattatAAATCGTTTGGTCGCCTATTTATATCACGAGCATCTTAATTGTTACTAACCATCAATCTATTTGTACATTATCGATTACTAACTAGTCtcatttgattgatttttttgcaTAAATACATTTTAAATTGGAATTTAAGAGATGAACTCTTCAGTTACAAAATGTGTAGAGTGAAGATTTGTTAATCACAACTAAGGTGAAGGAATTGCATACTAGGGCACACGTTTATGAGTACCAAAATACATCCACTAACAACCCATTGGTAGAAAATTTAGCAGCCCTCAATCGCCTTTTCCAATGTTGCATCGTGATGATACAAGTCTTTTCAACCTTCACTGGTATGGATTGGAAAATGCGATCGACCAGATGTGATGTTGCGTTTAGAGCAATAAGTTAGTGGCAGGATTTCTTGAAGGCTTCTGGAACCACCAACTTTAATTGCTTATATAATAGGAGCCGTGGAGGTATCAGTGGATCGATCAAGTGGACCAAAACTCCTCCGGGAAAACTCAAAATAAATGTCGACGGGGCTTGAAGAGAGGTGGATAAAGTGGAAGGTGTTGGAGTTGTAGCTGCTGGAGTTCGAAGGTTCAAACATGTCTTCTCTTCCGCTCATATTGAAGCATCGGCAGCTAGGGAAGGAATAGCTTTGCCGGTCGAAAgggtttttcaaaatttaacaaTTGAAGGAGATTCACTCCAAATTGCAACAGCGTAAAGGAGCGCACCAAAAACATGTCTCCTATTGGACACGTTGTGGAGGAGGCCAAAATTTATGTTGGTTGGGATTACTGGAGCATTATTTATCCATTGTGCGCCACCAAGCTAATGAGATTGCCGATCGTCTGGCTAGCCGAGCCTGTTCGGAGTATGTTGTCAAGTCATGGGTCGGAGCCACCGGATCTCATCATTGACCTTCTTCTGGAAGAGTGCTCTAGTGATTAGCCTGTTGTGGTTCTTTGTATGTCCTTGCTGTTTTCTTTGTAAGCTTGTCCTTTTAATCAATGAAACAGCTATGGTtgctctaaaaaaaaaaaaaaaattcttctctAATTTCCAATTTATAGTTACATTTTTCTAATAACAGAAGTGCACATGTAACAATATGATACAGACATGTGGCATGATATCATCACCGAAATCACACACACGTTACAGGTCAGAATTTGTTTTCATATCATTTTTTATGATCCGACCTCTCATTAAATAAGTTATTAGACTACTCACACATGTAACATGTTATACATTTCTTGAAAGTTACTATATGTTAGATTTAAGAGTTTATCATGTCTAGGATAGTTGTGTGTGCCACATAATTTTAGAACGAGGATTTGTAGACTTGAAACTCAAACTTGAATATCGAAGCAGAGACCAGAAACCCCTAGTTCTAAACCAAACAATAGAGAATTCATACTTGGATTCAACTTTCAACCAAACAATAGAGACTTGTTTTAAGG is a window from the Pyrus communis chromosome 16, drPyrComm1.1, whole genome shotgun sequence genome containing:
- the LOC137720529 gene encoding uncharacterized protein isoform X2; the protein is MFFVIRLSFHVSVKVLISAKTTFAWRIPGPYRRHAVHLHSDEMKNSQSTQENQSSTQVLHDSQGDQVKNQSNEPPATDSASVSNSGNDNKKVSRQDIELVQNLIERCLQLYMNRDEVVKTLLTRARIDPGFTTLVWQKLEEENADFFRAYYIRLKLKKQILLFNHLLEHHYHLSKYNPMPLKVPLAPIQNGIHPMPVNNLPMGYPVLQQPPMPAAGQPHLDSMGCAISNCHVVNGVPAPSNFHPMRMNSGNDAMSSMSEMPVSPTSVASSGHFPFSASEISGMGVDTALDTPFTSDVASSVGLQLAPDGGAGNSRDSLRSLDQIPIPWNLSLSDLTADLSNLGDLGALGNYPGSPFLPSDSEILLDSPEQEDIVEEFFVDSVPGPPCSQSDEEKP
- the LOC137720529 gene encoding uncharacterized protein isoform X1; amino-acid sequence: MFFVIRLSFHVSVKVLISAKTTFAWRIPGPYRRHAVHLHSDEMKNSQSTQENQSSTQVLHDSQGDQVKNQSNEPPATDSASVSNSGNDNKKVSRQDIELVQNLIERCLQLYMNRDEVVKTLLTRARIDPGFTTLVWQKLEEENADFFRAYYIRLKLKKQILLFNHLLEHHYHLSKYNPMPLKVPLAPIQNGIHPMPVNNLPMGYPVLQQPPMPAAGQPHLDSMGCAISNCHVVNGVPAPSNFHPMRMNSGNDIMMDCSGADVVPVIPPNSAMSSMSEMPVSPTSVASSGHFPFSASEISGMGVDTALDTPFTSDVASSVGLQLAPDGGAGNSRDSLRSLDQIPIPWNLSLSDLTADLSNLGDLGALGNYPGSPFLPSDSEILLDSPEQEDIVEEFFVDSVPGPPCSQSDEEKP
- the LOC137720529 gene encoding uncharacterized protein isoform X3 — its product is MKNSQSTQENQSSTQVLHDSQGDQVKNQSNEPPATDSASVSNSGNDNKKVSRQDIELVQNLIERCLQLYMNRDEVVKTLLTRARIDPGFTTLVWQKLEEENADFFRAYYIRLKLKKQILLFNHLLEHHYHLSKYNPMPLKVPLAPIQNGIHPMPVNNLPMGYPVLQQPPMPAAGQPHLDSMGCAISNCHVVNGVPAPSNFHPMRMNSGNDIMMDCSGADVVPVIPPNSAMSSMSEMPVSPTSVASSGHFPFSASEISGMGVDTALDTPFTSDVASSVGLQLAPDGGAGNSRDSLRSLDQIPIPWNLSLSDLTADLSNLGDLGALGNYPGSPFLPSDSEILLDSPEQEDIVEEFFVDSVPGPPCSQSDEEKP